Within the Gossypium raimondii isolate GPD5lz chromosome 12, ASM2569854v1, whole genome shotgun sequence genome, the region AACAAAACCTTCTATTGTTGGAGTTTTGTTAATTACTAATAGATGACAATTTGaagataatataattaaattaaaaaataaactcaattaatttacaaaaacataaattttcacTCAAGATACCTCAAAGTTGGTACCTTCTCCTAAGTTCGTAGTTATAGGTTTTTTTGTTCCAAAGTTGGTATTTAGATTTTCATTCCGTTGAGAGTTTTGATACttttttataatagttttaaGTTTGATACACATGGTAGTTTTAGTTAGTCACACGTGATAATGCTGATGTCATAATTtgacttttataaaaataataataaattaaaagtatatgtaaaaaaatttaaaaccataaaccttcataaataaaaataaaaataaaaattacaaaaataaaataaaattagaagatatatacttttaatttttttaaatatttttataaagttcgaattataatattataatgatatCAGCTTTACTATGTGTCACTGTTTAAGATTACCAGGTGTATAAGAGTTAACACGGTTATAAAGAAAGTACAAAAACCTTTGGAGGCACAAATTTGATCCAACACAGCGCAGTTTGTTCTGTAGCGATTAAATTCCCCGTTTTTTAGTACCGAAAAGAATGTCCCGGTTTTATCGGGGCAGTCTCCACTTCTTTTCTAGCCATCATCTCATTTGGTCCAATCTCTTCaggttcatcatcatttttggATCGTACAAATGTAAAAATCCGTCATCAAGATAGCTTAAGTCAGCAGAGCTCATTTAGACGGTTGGTTATCAACTGTTCGGCTTCTTCTCAGACCTCATGAACTGCATCGGTAAGCAtgctttatttcaattttgctTATGTCTTTTCGATGTTTGTGAAAATTTCTGTGAAGTGGTAGGATTTCACTTAACCTTTGGGTCTTGTAGTAGTTCAATTTTATGTACTTATGTTGGTAATTCTATTATAGTTCTGATAACAAGTGGGCATTAGTTAGGAGGAGAAAGTGGAAATTCCAAAATTCTTGCACTTGTTACCATGACTTATGTAAAAGTGATATGGAATTATTGTTTCAAGGACGCTAGCATTTTATGGTGGACTTTAACTGTGTACAACATTGTCATTTTTGTTcctaataatcaaattattctCTCAAGCACATTTAACATAGTATTTGGAGCCATGTTGTATCAGTTGGATGTCCAAAACCAATCTTGTTGTATGTTAATCTTGGTCAATGTACTATGGTGTCAAACATATCTTTGTGCTCATCTTAGCAGTGCATAACAACTCATTCAATGTACATGTCTTTGTGCTCATACATTTCTGAAAAGGTATATGAGGGATGTGGAATTTATCTTAACGATTCTTGGTCTTGAGCTAAGCTGTTAGGTGCTTTCACGTGCATAAGAAATCATTTTAGGAATCCCCTTCATATATGATACTTGAGACTCTGTTTTTCTCCTTGTGTGATTTTTTGGTTAATGAATCAGAATTATTGATTATccttacatttttctttttttggtatattGAGGATGCTATTATAATCTTTCATGCTTGAGCGTTCAATCTCTCATTCCTCTTCTTAAAGCTACTGAATTGAAATTCTTGATTCATACACGTGGGTTGTGGTTGAAGTTGTATAGTGGATTCTTTAACCACCTGACCTTGGTTTGCTGAACAGCTGCTTGAATTTCTCTCTGACcctccatttctttttttcaacaTTCTTGAAAACATTTGgttatcaatgtttttgacCACCTTGTTTTAGCAGGCATAATCACACGGTGTCTATGGATCCCTTTGGAATGCAATTGGTTGACAAGCCATCTTATATATGGCGAAGGGTTTTGCTTAAAGTAAGTGGAGAAGCACTTGCAGATCACTCTCAAAACATTGACAGAAAGGTTTTGATTTGATGCGAATAATTGTTTTAGCTTGTGTATTGTATCTTCTTTTCTTGATAATATAGAAGTGTCTGCTTGGATACAGATTACGATGGCTATTGCAAGGGAGGTTGCATCAGTGATGCACTTGGGCATTGAGGCTAGTCTGAAGCCCCTTCTTCCATTTATATACTTTgtccctttttctttctcctcTAGTCGTTTTAAAAGTTGGTTGACTTTTTTCAGTTTTAGCAAGTGTATTGTTGCAAtataatgtttaattgttaTCAATTTTGTATTGAAAGCATGGGATGATTAAACCTTTAGATTGAAGATCATGCATTGCTATTGGAGATTGCTAACAAAGATATCTGCTTTATTTGGGTGGATTTCAAAAAGAAGTTTGAGCAGGATAAGGTATTCATACTACAAATTAAAATGGTATCAATCTTACTTATTAATGAAGTTGAGCTGACTTgaaattacttgataaaatGCTTTCATATGAAGGTATTAAAAATACTGGGAGGAAGTTGCTTAGCAAGAAAGAGTTGCTGGTTGTCATATGGGCTTACTGACTGAAGGAGACTAAATCCTTTTAGGTACTTGTTGTAGGTTGCAATTGTGTCGGGGGGATCATATTTTTCATGGATCTTCTTGGGCCTTGggtaaatgttttattttatttgatgtttCTTATGTTATAGTAGCAAAAGAcattggaaattttattttatacataggAAGAATCAGCTCATTTATTAATAGACTATAAAAGAATAACTGAAAGAAAGAATTAGTTATGCATCGAAATTTCTTTTATGCGATGACTGTAATCTTCTCTCTTATTTGTATTATTGCTGCGTTTGTTTTACTAGAATGTTTGCAACTGTAATGAATGCTGTATTTCTTCTAGCAACAATGGAGAGTATTGGCATCCCAACATTTGTCCAGATTGCTTTTTGTATGTTGGAGGTTGCAGAGCCATATATACTTGGAAGGGCTGTGATGCATTTGGAGAAAGGAAGGGTTGTCACTTTTCCAGTGGGAACGGGTAACCTGTTCTTCACCACAGTTACTGCCGCAGCTCTTGGTTGTGCAGAAAGTAGTATTTTTCTCTCCAGTCAGAATTAGGAGTGTAATCGATTCAACCCCTCTCAAGCAGTAAGAAGCTCTAAACTCGTTTTGAGCTTGATTGACTTCTGTTTTCAAAGCTCTAGCTCAATCAGCGCTAAAAACAGAAGTGCTCATGCTTACTTGATTAAGCTTGTTTTTCTAAGGTTTGTGAACCACAGGGTCCAAACCAAGTGAACTAGGGCGAGGTATGCACAACCAGCCCACATCAGGCTCATGTCCGTGTTAGGCCGCACCAGAACGGAGGAGAAGGGTCCAGCCAGCTCCGGAAACGCCTGGAGTGCGCGAGAAGCACCTGGAGCACGTGGGAGAAGTGCCGAATGGTGCCAAAAACATACCCACACCACGTCCAACAAGAAGTTGTGGGCCTTTCAATTCTTTCCCTGAAGATTTGAACCCTGGGAGTTTTGGTTTCAACATTGAAGCCTGTACCAATCTTTACTATTATTTAACATTGTCATTTACTCAATAGCAGACATTTCTGGTCCCTCCCCTTTTGATTAACAAATCGCATTCACATCTATATTTAGTCAAAGAAAAGTGTATATGTGTGTTAACAACTGGCTATCTCATGCTTCTCTGCAAATGGCATTCACATCTATATATATGTCGAAGAAAAGTGTATGTGTGTTAGGCTAGGCTTTTTTTCTGGAAAATTGAAAGCATCCGACATAAGAACCGAGAAATGGACCAACAGATAAAGGGGGAATTATTTGTGTTCAATGATATGTATCACTAATTTTAATGAAACCAATTAATGTGACAGGAATgcaatacaacaaaataaagGCTGTCAATCATATCATTACACATTTCAGTGAGTGAAGATGAACaatcattataaataaataaaccaaacccCCCATGATTGTATCAGGTATGCAAATGAAGTTGAACGGAACCAACCTGGCCCAAATCCTCACCTTGTTATCCTCATTCAATTacttgaaaaaacaaaaacaaaaatgaaaaatcagtCTCCATTATCCAACAAACTaccaaattttacaattaaaactCAAATCCAAATaccactaaaataaaattacaattaaaagaCACAAAATCTCTTGCAAAACAAATTTACCATCCTATACTAATTTTTCTAACTCTTCGTCTTTTTATAATGCTAtgtatgaaaaaaaaagttagtacaTTAAGACATTATTAACAACATTATTACAATTTAAGAAGCCCCTGAATCTAATAATGGAATCTCCAAATTTGCTGAGCCAAAATTTGATGTAGATATTAAAAAAGAATGGCTAAAAGTTCCAAATTTGAGCAAAATAATCGGAATTTGGAGAAGAAATTAAAGGCCCTGAAAGCAATGCAGAAGGGCTTGGCATGAACGCACTTCCCTGTAACATCGGGCTCCACTCATGCCACGGCGACATCATTCTCGCTTCCGAAGCAGGCGTAAAGAAGGTCCCCGCCGCCACTGCCGGCAACGTCTCCGGTGCAGGCGAAAGTATCCCTGTCGGTGTCCGAATCAGAGCCTCTTCCATCCCACCTTCTCCCATAAATCCCGAGTCCACTATTTTCTCTCTCGGGCTCGGACTCGCTTTTTCGGTCACTGCCAACCTTGCCGCCGGGGATACGTCACCATCGCCAGAGAAGTTGCCGGATGAAAGTCCTGTGTAGCGTTGGACGACGGACATGAACTCGGATTCTTTGGCGTGGATGACTTTGGGGGAGACCGCGTAGATGATAACCGGCTCCCGACGGCGTTGATCTGCAGCAACGGGTGGTGGGATGGAAGCAGCGGCAGCGTGGGGTGGTGGGTGAGGCGGCTTTTTGATTTTATGGGAGTCTTTGCAGACTTTGAGTGGGGTTGGGCGTGGACCTTGGATTTGTAGCTGACGCCTTGGGGTTGTCCCGCCGGCGGGGAATTGAGAGTCCATGGTTGATGATGAGCGGCGAAGAGACGGGTTTTTCGGGGTAGGAGAAGGGAAAGCGGCGACCAAATTTGTTGGTAGATTTGAAGTGAATCATTTTGAACACTTTCAGGCAAAATTATTTGACTTTGGAAAACACgaaccaaaaagaaaagtcAATGCaattattctttctttctttcttaattttttccctaattatttctaatttctCTCCAATCACATTTCAcacttaaattttcatattatatcatataaGCTTCTTTTGGCCCCAAGGTTCTTTTGCTCTCCCCTTTCAGCAGGAAAATGCCAATTGGTGTCTACTGgtcttaattaatataattaatattatataaactataatgattaaaatgtgTATTACACAgaaaatttcaatcaatttctaCAATCATCAGTTAATCAAAACTCATGGtactaaaaaagtaaaaatgctaaaaaaattcCATAATaacactcaatttttttttaataaagtagCTTTGtacaaaacaatttaaaatttattcggAAGGTAAATTGCTGGATTTAGGAAATATGTTTCAACCAATAAGCAACCAGTAAGGGTCAACAAAAAAACTGAATACGCTTGATATGAAGATTTTCATTCTTTCACATCGCATTTCCACCAATTGATTATAATTACCTTAtctttgaaatgtttttttgtAGCGAACAAGTTGTTGCAGTTCCCATAATCAGTGATGCCGAGCGGCCAATCGTGTGAAAGGAAAATATCAATCAGTTCCTCTAGGTGCATGAGCTTGTGAGCATCATACTCCCGGACATGATACAGACCTGAAAGTATTGTCATTATAAGGTGGCCTTTCATGGTGTCCTGCTCAATTTCAAGgctaattcatttcaatttcaaagcTTCAACTCTCCACCCTAAATAAGAATCAATATAACATATTTGACACTCACTTGCACTAAATAAACAATTACCATTAGAACTCCAGAATGAACACAAAATAGACAAGTAAAAGAACTTCAAACCCAACCTAAACAATAATTATGCGCATTGTAAATTCCAGAAAGTCCACCGATACGGATATTGCCAAACCTCACAACCCCAACAAATCCCAAGAAGTATATATTAGGTGCTGCCCATCCCCATAATACCTAAAGTTCACACATTTCAATTGCAGAAGATAAAATTCCAGGCCTTGTCATGAAAGAATCAAAATCCCCAAGTTAAAACATATGAAGAAAAAGAGGTGACTTACAATTCCCATAAATAATTGGAAGCTTTATTTTTTCCATCGATAAAAAATGGTGGGAACTGGAGCAACCTCCTGACCCAAATAGTATTTTCAGAATGACTTCACTCTCCGATGAAGCAGGATTAGCTATTTTTCACTCTCCTCAAAACCCTCCTACTTCCCCTTTTGCTTTGCTTCAAGTGTATCTGAAACAAGAAATAGAGATGAACAGGCGAAGACAAAggatttataaagaaaaaaacaaaaagtctGAGATTTgtcattcttttaaaaatcttattatttatttttttaattgattttatatatataaatatcatcataataaaataatttactttgtaaaagaaaatatttttaactattacttgaatatattaaaatatttaaaaaataaaaaaaaatataattcattacaattttaaaaaatatcaaatacatgTAAATTGTGAGTATTCTtgcaatgtttaaaattttaatattttaactaatgttttattaaaaataaaaaattcactttttttaaaaaattaaacaaaatttaactaatCAAACTTAGAAACCCTTCCCCAAGTCCCATAATGATTCAGTAACCAACCTTGACAAAAACCCACCGAACATATTagcaaaaagaaatatatctcAACTAAAAACAGAGAGGAAAAGTATTCTGCTCAAcagaaattacaaaaatactaGGTAGAACTTGAGTCTTAGAGCAATGGGAGCACGActcgagaaaaaaaattctactttaaGATGGGCATCTATATAGTAGCATAATTTAGGAACTCTACTTACTTGTGAATTACGGATTAGACCACGATGATATACATATGAAAATGGAACAATTGCTGTGAATTCCATTCTCATCATGACCATTCTTGCTACCCAAAAAAACAATATATCCTAACTGtccaaagaaaaaaagtaacATGCCAAATCTAGAAGGCCATGGAAACCTCCATACATTCATTCACTTAATCCTAATTCACATTTTATTAcacaatttcattcaaattcctAAACATGTTAGTAtaggaaaagtaaaagaat harbors:
- the LOC105762565 gene encoding protein MKS1; the encoded protein is MDSQFPAGGTTPRRQLQIQGPRPTPLKVCKDSHKIKKPPHPPPHAAAASIPPPVAADQRRREPVIIYAVSPKVIHAKESEFMSVVQRYTGLSSGNFSGDGDVSPAARLAVTEKASPSPREKIVDSGFMGEGGMEEALIRTPTGILSPAPETLPAVAAGTFFTPASEARMMSPWHEWSPMLQGSAFMPSPSALLSGPLISSPNSDYFAQIWNF